In Pirellulaceae bacterium, the sequence TTTGCTCTTTGAGCTTAATTCCTTATTCAAAATCGAACCTAACGATTTATGAAGAGAATCAAGTTAGTGGTTGTTGGCGGTGACGTTGATACCAAAGAAATGGAGGTCGATTTGCCGGCGACCATTGGCCGTGGTCGTGAGGCTTCGATTAGCCTCACCCATCCGCTAGTTAGCCGACAACACTGTGAAATAGTCGCCTCTCAAGGACGAATCTTGGTGCGAGATTTGGACTCGCTCAACGGCACCTTTATCGGCAGTGAGCGGATCAAGGAGGCCACAATTGGTCCCGGCGACTTATTGACCGTGGGAACCGTCACTTTTCGAGCGGTATACGAAAAAGCAACTGCCGAAGCCTCTGATGCTGACGATTCGGGGAATGATTCCAGTGGCAAGCGAACGGCCAATCTGGCGAATTCGATGCATGACACCTTCAGGGTAGATCCACCCGAAGAATCTCGGGAAGTGCGATCGGAACCTAGCGACACTCCCCGCGCGGCGGAGTACGATAGCTAGGGCAAAGATCAAAGAAATACGGTGTCCCCCCTGTTTCGCTGTAGCATTGCAGGTTCGCTGTAGCATTGCAGGGGTGTCGCCATCCCCGATTTTTTTCCTGCGCTTCGTCCCAATCCCCTGTTGAGATCGATCAGATGCTCCACGCAAATCTACCGAAGCAAGTCGACCCCAGTGAAAATCGAACCGTATCAAAATACTGTTTTGCCTGTTTTGTTGTGTGCTTCGTGCTTGCGGGGTTAAGTGGCTGTGCGCCGAAAGCCAGCAAGACCGGTAGCGGTGCAACCAGCGAAGCCGACGGTGCAAGCAGCGAAGCCGACGGTGCAACCAGCGAAGCCAACGGTGCAACCAGCGAAGCCAACGGTGCAACCAGCGAAGCCGACGGTGCAACCAGCGAAGCCAACGGTGCAACCAGCGAAGCCGACGGTGCAACCAGCGAAGCCAACGGTACAACCAGTGAAGCCAACGGTACAACCAGCGAAGCCAACGGTACAACCAGCGAAGCCAACGGTACAACCAGCGAAGCCGAAAGCCATACCCAGCATGTGAATCGTTTGGTGGATGAGACAAGTCCGTACTTGCGCATGCACGCGCACAATCCGGTGGATTGGTATCCGTGGGGTGAAGAGGCGTTGAAGAAAGCCAAGGATGAAAACAAGCTAATCTTTTTATCTGTGGGCTACAGCAGTTGTCATTGGTGTCATGTGATGGAACGTGAGTCCTTCATGGACAAGGAGATTGCAAAGATTCTCAACGACAACTTCGTTTGCATCAAAGTGGATCGAGAAGAACGTCCCGACGTCGACACGATCTACATGATGGCGGTGCAGTTGTTGACGCGTCGCGGTGGATGGCCAATGTCAGTGTTTCTCACGCCGGATGCAGAACCGTTTTTTGGCGGTACCTATTTCCCCGCGAGATCTGGGGATCGTCCCGGCGCGATCGGTTTTCTTTCGATTTTAGAGCGGATTCAGGAGCTCTGGAAAACAAAGCCTCAAGATGTGTCTCGAAGCGCCGCCGATTTGACCAGGGCGATTCAGCAGGAGTTGCAAGGTCAGCCTATTTTGGTGCCGTTCAAGTTGAGTGCTGAATTGCTTGATCGTCAAAACGAAGGCATTACAACGCAGTTTGATCCGGAGTTCGGCGGTTTTGGTTTTGACCCGAATGATGCCCAACGTCCTAAGTTTCCCGAGCCCTCAAACCTCGTGTTTCTGTTGGACCGTTGGCAAGATTCCGATGATGAATCCGCAAAGAAGATGGCTCTGTCCACTCTTGATCACATGGCGCGAGGCGGTATTTGGGATCATCTTGGCGGTGGCTTTCATCGTTACAGCGTTGATCGTTCCTGGCAAATACCGCATTTCGAAAAGATGTTGTACGACAACGGTCAGCTGTTGTCAGTTTACAGTAATGCCTACAAGTTGACGGGCGACGAGAATCTGAAATGGATTGTCGATGACACGGTTGCGTACATGTTACGAGACGCACGCGATCCGGGAGGCGCTTTTTACGCAGCCATGGATGCGGATTCGGAAAACGTCGAGGGAAAGTACTACCGTTGGGAGATTGACGAAGTGAAAGAGTTGCTGGGTGAGGATTTTGAATTCTTCGCCAGCGTGTACGGATTGGATGGAGCTCCCAACTTCGAAGAACATTTTTACGTGCTGCAGCTGCCCAAATCCTTTGCGGAAATTGCCTCGGAAAAAAATCTGTCTCCGCAAGAATTGCGTGATAAGCTTCGTCCGATGCAACAAAAACTGTTGGCGGTTCGGGCAAAGCGAGTTCCACCGTTGACTGATTCCAAGATCCTTTGCAGCTGGAATGGTCTGGCAATTCGTGGTTTGGCAGATGCGGGTCGGAATTGTGACAACCCAGCTTACGTGGATGCAGCCGTTCAAGCGGCGGAGTTTATTCTCGCAAATTTGCGAGATGAAAACGGTAATTTGCTGCGGACTTACAGCAGTGGCAAGGCAAAGCTCAATGCCTATCTCGATGATTACGCGTTTTTGATTGACGGTCTCATCGCCTTGCATCAGGCTACGGGCGATGTGCGTTGGCTGAATCAGGCAGACGCACTGATGCAGCTGCAAATCGACGGGTTTTGGGATGACTCAGCGGGAGGATTTTTCTTTACGGCGAATGATCACGAAAAACTGATCGCACGTTCCAAGCAAGTGACCGATGGGGCGCGACCTGCGGGTAACTCGATTTCGGCTGCAAATCTAATTTATTTGGGCGTGCATCTTGATAAGGTGGATTACTTGGAAAAAGCTCGGGAGACCGCTAGGAATACTGCGCTAGTGATGGAACGCGTGCCAACGATTGCGCCCCGGATGGCGGTGGTCATCGACTCAATCATCGACTCAATGATCCTCGTGGGTGATGAGAATGCAGAGGGGGCACCAGAGGCTGATGTGCCCTTGCCGTCGGCTGATCCTCCAGCCGAAGAGAATGTTGCACCCGCCGACGCTTCGTCCGATGATCGTCCCGCCGACCCTCTTAGTTTGGACGATCCGGCAGAAAATCAGTAGGCTGCAGCTGCTTGTTTTCTGCGGGTTAGGCTTCTTTCGCGAAACTTTGTTGTGGAAGTGGCTTTGACGAAATTAGCGCCATGCGAAATCATAGGGAGTGTTGCTCGTTTTGCGCTGACACAGCTTTTGTTTGTCAACGGCAGCTGGGTGAATGGCTGGCTTCGGCCTGTTTTGTTTCAAGAACCTGTTGAATGCAGAGATCATGAAGATTGCCGTAGTGAAAGAGACGTTTCCGGGGGAGCGTCGAGTTGCGCTGATTCCCAGTGCGTTGGCGCCTTTGCAAAAAGCGGGTTGCGAGGTGTTGGTGCAA encodes:
- a CDS encoding FHA domain-containing protein, encoding MKRIKLVVVGGDVDTKEMEVDLPATIGRGREASISLTHPLVSRQHCEIVASQGRILVRDLDSLNGTFIGSERIKEATIGPGDLLTVGTVTFRAVYEKATAEASDADDSGNDSSGKRTANLANSMHDTFRVDPPEESREVRSEPSDTPRAAEYDS
- a CDS encoding DUF255 domain-containing protein; its protein translation is MLHANLPKQVDPSENRTVSKYCFACFVVCFVLAGLSGCAPKASKTGSGATSEADGASSEADGATSEANGATSEANGATSEADGATSEANGATSEADGATSEANGTTSEANGTTSEANGTTSEANGTTSEAESHTQHVNRLVDETSPYLRMHAHNPVDWYPWGEEALKKAKDENKLIFLSVGYSSCHWCHVMERESFMDKEIAKILNDNFVCIKVDREERPDVDTIYMMAVQLLTRRGGWPMSVFLTPDAEPFFGGTYFPARSGDRPGAIGFLSILERIQELWKTKPQDVSRSAADLTRAIQQELQGQPILVPFKLSAELLDRQNEGITTQFDPEFGGFGFDPNDAQRPKFPEPSNLVFLLDRWQDSDDESAKKMALSTLDHMARGGIWDHLGGGFHRYSVDRSWQIPHFEKMLYDNGQLLSVYSNAYKLTGDENLKWIVDDTVAYMLRDARDPGGAFYAAMDADSENVEGKYYRWEIDEVKELLGEDFEFFASVYGLDGAPNFEEHFYVLQLPKSFAEIASEKNLSPQELRDKLRPMQQKLLAVRAKRVPPLTDSKILCSWNGLAIRGLADAGRNCDNPAYVDAAVQAAEFILANLRDENGNLLRTYSSGKAKLNAYLDDYAFLIDGLIALHQATGDVRWLNQADALMQLQIDGFWDDSAGGFFFTANDHEKLIARSKQVTDGARPAGNSISAANLIYLGVHLDKVDYLEKARETARNTALVMERVPTIAPRMAVVIDSIIDSMILVGDENAEGAPEADVPLPSADPPAEENVAPADASSDDRPADPLSLDDPAENQ